The Treponema phagedenis DNA segment AGGCGATAACGATGGGCAGCAAGCCAATTCGGAAATCGAACAAGCGGAACAGGATGCGCCGCATGGAGGAGATAAAAACAACAATGAAAATAAACAATGGAATAATCTATCAAAATCTTTCGGCATTAAAAGAGAAGCAATACGCATAGCAATATAAAGGAGTTAAAATTATGGATGGGAGGAACAATATGAAAATTACACGAATTTTTATTTTAATTGTAGGCCTTGTTTTGGCAGGCGTATTATTTATGAATTACGGACAAACCGTTCCGATTGATTGTGTCGGGGCAGCTATTGTTTTAACAGGAGGAGGATTAGCTGTTTATGACAGCGTGAAGGCAAAACGAAAAGCTGCATTAATTCCCCTTGCAGTAGGACTCATAACTTTGATTATAACGGGCTTTATTCAGTTTAATGGCGTTATTGTTGTTGCCGCATTTGGGTTTATTGCTCTCGGCATATATTTATATTTACGGTTTCATAATCAAAAAAAAAACTGATACTCATTGCCTTTCAGAAAGCACGTGCGTTTTTTTTACTCCTTTTACGCAAGATGTTTTTCTGAAAGGCGTTTTTTAACGGGAGAAAAAAAAGATGAACGAGATAACAAAAAATAAAACGACGACGACATCTGTACCGCCTAACCTTACATTTCAAAGTAAGGTTGAAAACGCCGGAACAGAGTTTGAGCAAAATGAAATATTGAAAATTGATACCGTAGAAAACCGGCAATATGTAAATGCGCGGGAGCTGCATATGCAATTACAAGTTGGGAAAATTTTTGCGGCATGGATAAAAGAGCGTATTGAGAAATACAGCTTGATTGAGGGAAAAGACTATAAAACTTGCTTTCCAAATCAGGAAAGCGAGATTCACGGCGGGCAAAACAAAAAAGATTATTTACTAACCGTCCAAGCCGCCAAAGAATTGGCGATGGTAGAAAACAATGAGCAGGGGCGGAAAATAAGGCAATATCTTATTAAGGTTGAGGAAGCGTGGAACACTCCCGAGATGATAATGGCAAGAGCCTTGCAGGTTTCCCAAAACACAATCAATTCATTAAATGAAAGATTAACCATAGCGGAAAAAACAATCGAAGCGCAAAAACCAAGAGTAGAGCTTGCCGATGCCCTCACCTCAAGCAAAGGGGCTATCAGTATGGCGGAAGCGGTAAAGGTCTTACACCTACCGTTCGGGCGCAATACCGCTTTTAAAATGCTGCGGAATGCAAAAGTCCTCAATGCAGATAATATCCCATACCAAGAATATATCAATCGGGGCTATTTTAGAGTGCGGGAAAGTAGCTGGAGGAATGCAAAGGGCGAAACAAAAATATCACTTGTAACAGAAGTTTTCCAAAAGGGCATGGATTATTTACGCTCATTTTTTATTAAGAAAGAGGTACTATCGGCATGAGACCACCATTAAGCTATTACGGCGGCAAACAGCAGCTTGCAAAAAAGATTGTATCACTTATTCCTGAACATAAAATCTACTGCGAACCCTTCTGCGGAGGTGCTGCTGTTCTGTTCGCGAAAGAACCCTCACAAGCTGAAGTCATCAACGATACAAATGCGGAAATCATCAACTTTTACCACGTTGTACAAGAAGACTTCCCTGCACTCCAAAAAGAAATTATGAAAACGCTGCATAGCCGTGAAATGCACCGACATGCCAAAATAATTTACGAAAACCCTGACATGTTTGATACGGTAAAAAGAGCATGGGCTGTATGGGTGCAAGCTAATATGTCATTTGGAAATTGTCTTAATAGTGGTTTCGCATATGCAAAAAAGAATGAGAGTATAACAAAGACGATTGTAAATAAAATAGATGAGTTTACGGATAAAATATCAAATAGAATTAGAATGCTGCAAATTGAAAATTGCGATGCCTTAAAGGTTATTGCTTCCCGCGATACAGCCGATACATTCCACTATATTGACCCGCCCTATGTAGGTACAGATCAAGGACATTATGACGGTTATACGCAACAAGATTTTGATAACCTTTTAGGAATGCTGCAAAATATACAGGGGAAATTCTTGCTTAGTTCTTTTAGAAATAAGAAGCTATCCGAATACACAAAAAATAATAAATGGTATCAAATCGAATTTAAAATGGTAAACACAATGACACAAAACGGAAACAAAAAAAATCAAAAAATAGAGGTTTTAACCGCAAACTATCCTATTAGCCTTGATAAGGGGCAAGAGGCAAAAAAAGAAGATAGCAGCATAGGGCAATCAGAATTAATCTTCGAAAAAGAATTAAGCGAGGAGCGTGCATGAAACTCTATATTTCGGGCGGAATAACGAATGTTCCGGATTATAAAACACAGTTTAAAGCAGCAGAAAGGAAGCTAACGGAAAGCGGCTATACGGTTATCAATCCCGCCGATTTTGAATTTACCGAAGGGGCAACTTACGATGAAAAGATGCGCTTTGATTTAATGCAATTGTTAGGATGTGATGGAGTAGCTCTTTTAGGCGGCTGGGAAAAATCAAAGGGAGCGAACATTGAGGCTTCGACCGCATTGAAAGTCGGCATCCCTGTTTACGATGTTGATTATTGGTTGGTAAATGGTAAAAAAGAACGAGACGAGGTAGGTGCATGAAAGACTCTATGAGAAAAACACGCCTATACGTATTTAATCGAGACGGTTTTAAATGTACCGTTTGCGGTAAAAAAATAGATTGGACAACAGGACAGATGGCGCACAGAATACCAAAAACAAAACTAAACATAAAAAAGTACGGGATAGGCATTATAGACCATGCTTTTAATTTGCGAACAACATGCTCATTAAAATGTAATTCAGCCGTTTTAATTGACAACAATCCGGCAGAAAAAGAACAGCTCATTGAGGCGATACGGAGGCAGGGGAAGAGGTGAGCTATAGTCATTGGCATAAATATAAAACAGCCCCTAAAGAGCAGCGCACGGCAGACGGCATAGTTTTTGCAAGCAAGGCGGAAATGTTACGATACAAGGAGTTAAGACTTTTAGAAAAATCAGGCGTGATAAAAAACCTTGAATTACAACCTAAATTCTTAATTATCCCTGCAACGGAAAAAGGCGGAAGGGCAGTCCATTATGTCGCCGATTTTCGCTACACAACAAAAGGCGGGGGAGAAATAGTCGAGGATGTGAAGGGTGTTAAGACGGAAGTGTATAAGCTAAAGAAAAAGCTTTTATTATGGCAATATCCGGAAATCAATTTTTACGAGAACAAAGTATAAAAAAGTATACATGATGAGAATAAAACGAGGAGAAAAATGAAAATAAAAAATATAGAAATTGCAATTAGCGGCATAACCGAAGAAAACAAAAAAGAAAAACTAAAAAACCTTGTGCGGGTGCTTTCCGCCTTCCTTAATGTGCCCTGTGAGTTAAACGGAGAACTGTTGGAAAAGGCAAAAACCCATAAGTACATTAAAAAAGAGTTTAAAAACGGGCAATGGGTGTATACATACGAAACCGACCGCAAAACCGCACGGGCAAAGGTTGAGGTTTGCACAGCCAAGCCGCTTGCGGTTATACCTGAAAATGCAAAAAAAATAGGAAATAAATTTATCAAAGAGTGGCAGAAAGATTGGCAGCGTAACCCTGAAAAAAGAAAATGTCCCGCATTGAATTATACTAAGATAAGCTTTGGTAATATCAGCTTTAAGCATATAAGTCTTAAAGGTGGAAATAAGCCGAGAGGAAAAGATAAGACTGCGGAACGTGTAAGCTTGCTCCCTTTTGCCAAAGAAATATTGGAAGGCGAAAATAAGGGGGTTTGCCATTCAGTACGGGTTGAAAAAGACCTTGTCTATTATGAAATTATCGGAAGGGCAAACATAAACGGAAAAGAAGAAGCAATCAGTGTTATTGTTTCAAAATTCAAATCAGATGCTAAAAAATATATTTCAGTAATAAAAAAAGCCGTCTCCAAAATACTTCACAGAGACGGTTCAAATAATAATCATGCCATGGACGGCGGCACGTGCCACATCAACCCTTTGCAGGGGCAGGCCTTACATAGAGATAGTGAAGCGTATCTCCGTAAGTTCGAGTCGTCATTATCCAACACGGCAAGCGTGAATACATCACGTCCTACAACTGAAAGTAGTATATCACATTCAGATAAAAAAATCAATTCAGTAATAAAAAAAGCTATCTCTATATTGCTTCACAGAGATAGCCCCTCGAGTGTTACGGGCGGCGGAGTGGCTGCCAGAGACTTTCGTCCTGAAACTATCTTTCAAAGAAAGACTACCCACAATGGCGGTGAAGCTATCAACCAAAGCTTATTCCTGCCGCCTTACCCCAACGTATCACGTCCTACAACCGAGGATATTGTACCACAGACAGCGGAAAAAAACAAGTCATATCCTGATATTATTTTAGAAATAAAAAATCCCACACCGGCAAACAGTCAAGAAAAGTTTTTAAAAGCAATTAGAGCCGTATCAAAACAGCTTGATATACCGATAGGTATTGATAAAGAGCCAAGCGAAAGCGGGGAAAAGCATATTTTTCCGATTAAGCAGGAGCTTGCCGAGTATTGGTATAATTTATACCCGCTCATTCTTCAATCACTCTATGAAGATATTGCCTCTGTTTTAGGTTTGCCGATTATGAATATTGAAATCGTGCGTAAGGCTCTTTTTTCAAGTACAATTGAAAACTTGAGAAGCTTTTTAATAAGGTTTTTTAATCTTAAAAATACAAAATTACGTTATAACGGAAAAATCATATTTAACCCTGAAACGGGGGAGCCGCTTAAAAAAAAGGATTTTGACGCACTCATTAAGGCAATTGAAAACGTGCTCAATATGAACACAAAAGAGGCAGCCAAAAAAATAACGCTTGATGCGGTTACCACAGAAAAACTCTTAAAAAGAATAGCAAAGCTTTCATCCGTTAAAGATATGGAGAAGCTGTCAATCGGTGAATTAAAATACAAAGGAAAAACATTTGAGTGGATACGCGAAGATTATCGCAACCTCGAAAGCGTTTTAGGAGAGCCATTATCACGAGCGGAAAAAGCCCGCTATCAAGTATGCGAAGACTATGCTACTCATTTAATCACGAGGGCAAATGATGAGATAAAAAATGGGATTAAAGAAACATTGCTTGACGGAATTAGAGGGCGAAAATCAAAGTCGGAGATATCGCAGGAGCTGTATAATAAATTTGCACAAGAAAATCGCAGCTGGAAAAGAATAGTTGATACCGAAACGGTAAACACGGCAAACCTCGCGCGGGTTCTTAATGAGGTGCAGGAGGCGAAGCAAAGCGGCAATGCTGAAGGCGGAAAAATATATTTTAAGCGTTTCGAAATGGCGAACTGTTGCGAAACCTGTAAAAAGTTTAACGGCGTAATAGCCCTGTGGTCAGATGTTCCGCTTGCAAGTGATAAAATAAAAGACCCGTATGCGAGTGTTGCAATTTGGGAGGGGAAAGAACCTGATGCAAAAAACAAAACCTTAGTGGTCGGTGCTATTCATCCGCATTGCAGGGGCGGTTGGACGCGGTGGGGAACTGATGAAATGAACGCAATAATCGCAAAACAAAACGGCAAAGAAAAAGAATGGGATGCTGCTGTTGCAGCGGTAGAAAAAGAATACAAAGCAAGCGGAAAAAAGAAGGTGCCGATAATTTACGAAATGCAGCTTGCCGAAAAATACAAGCAAATGTACGGAGAAAAAAAATAAGCACTAATATTTTTATACTTGCAAAAAATAAAAAAAACAGTTATACTGCCGGCGGTTGATACAAGAGTATCAATAACTGATATTTTACAATTTTAGCTGTCTGCCGTTGTATGGTTCGTGCTTTAAGAACGCAGCGGGTAAAACGGATAGGTGAAAGCGGCACTTTTAAAAGAAGGCTGTGAATTTATTTACAAAATCTAATTTTAAGGGATACAGAGCACCCTTTTTAGATTGACGGGGATAGTATGCCCTTGTAAGTAAGTTCACAGCCTTTTTTTATTTTTTTTTGATTTTAGGAGGTGTTACATGGAAAAAGCAGCGGGGATACCGCCTATCGGGTGGGGCGTTATTTTAGTTATAGCCTTCCTTATTTTTATCGTGATTATGATGAAGGGCATCCGCTTTGGGATGGGCGATAAAAGCCTTTCTATCGGGAAGATGGACGAGAAAATAGAGGACATAAAACAAGATATTGAGTTAAAAGAAAAAGAGGCGGAGCGGAAAACGGCAATGGTGATGCACGACGAAGAATTGCGGAAAAGTCTTTTTAAAAAAAGCATGGATATTGATGCACACTTAACCGCCGATTTGCGGCGATCGGTGCGGCGTATGGATGAAAAGATAACGACAATATTTGAACCGTTTATCCATTGCCCTTTCCCGTCAATATCTAC contains these protein-coding regions:
- a CDS encoding antA/AntB antirepressor family protein; translation: MNEITKNKTTTTSVPPNLTFQSKVENAGTEFEQNEILKIDTVENRQYVNARELHMQLQVGKIFAAWIKERIEKYSLIEGKDYKTCFPNQESEIHGGQNKKDYLLTVQAAKELAMVENNEQGRKIRQYLIKVEEAWNTPEMIMARALQVSQNTINSLNERLTIAEKTIEAQKPRVELADALTSSKGAISMAEAVKVLHLPFGRNTAFKMLRNAKVLNADNIPYQEYINRGYFRVRESSWRNAKGETKISLVTEVFQKGMDYLRSFFIKKEVLSA
- a CDS encoding DNA adenine methylase, producing MRPPLSYYGGKQQLAKKIVSLIPEHKIYCEPFCGGAAVLFAKEPSQAEVINDTNAEIINFYHVVQEDFPALQKEIMKTLHSREMHRHAKIIYENPDMFDTVKRAWAVWVQANMSFGNCLNSGFAYAKKNESITKTIVNKIDEFTDKISNRIRMLQIENCDALKVIASRDTADTFHYIDPPYVGTDQGHYDGYTQQDFDNLLGMLQNIQGKFLLSSFRNKKLSEYTKNNKWYQIEFKMVNTMTQNGNKKNQKIEVLTANYPISLDKGQEAKKEDSSIGQSELIFEKELSEERA
- a CDS encoding DUF4406 domain-containing protein, with translation MKLYISGGITNVPDYKTQFKAAERKLTESGYTVINPADFEFTEGATYDEKMRFDLMQLLGCDGVALLGGWEKSKGANIEASTALKVGIPVYDVDYWLVNGKKERDEVGA
- a CDS encoding HNH endonuclease, with protein sequence MKDSMRKTRLYVFNRDGFKCTVCGKKIDWTTGQMAHRIPKTKLNIKKYGIGIIDHAFNLRTTCSLKCNSAVLIDNNPAEKEQLIEAIRRQGKR
- a CDS encoding DUF1064 domain-containing protein, encoding MSYSHWHKYKTAPKEQRTADGIVFASKAEMLRYKELRLLEKSGVIKNLELQPKFLIIPATEKGGRAVHYVADFRYTTKGGGEIVEDVKGVKTEVYKLKKKLLLWQYPEINFYENKV